The region GCCCCCCCAGCGAAACAACCATCGCGAACAGTTCATCGGAAAGCCCGATTTTGTCATTGGTGAGTTTAAAGATGGCAACCAATAGCGCGATCGTTGTCGTCAGGTGCATGATCTGGCGAATGCTTCTTTGCCCCGTTTCTCCGACGAGCCCACGGTGCAATCGACGTCCTGTCCATTGCATCACGACGACCACGATGGCAACGGCAAACAGTGCCGCGAGCGCTACCTGTGCGATCGACTGTGGATCATGGCGGATCGCAAATCCCATTGCGACAACCGACAAGACTAAGATCGCGCCGACTTGGAAGCGTGCCGCATGCCGTTGCTGCGGTTGACGAACGGGCTTGGAATCGACCGGCTCTGTGTCTCTCGGTTGGTCTTCTCCGGCGATCGCGTTGCCGATCGCCGGAAGTTCGATCAGATTGACCCACGAGCCGATGGCCGCCCAGATTGCCGATAGCCCTCCTAACGCGAGCCCGACTGAAAACTGTTGCTGCATGGGGAGATCGGTTGCCCGGTCCCCGGCAAGCATGGCCGCGACCGTGATCATTAGTACCAAGGACCAAAGAAATGCCCAGCCTAGGAACACTCCGTCGACGTCATTGCGTCCAACGGAGTTAGAGTCGCTGGCACTCATTGAACGCTTTGTCGACGCTGCTGATCAATCGACATGAACTGCAGCGGTAGTTGACCGTCACGGCGATCGGCAAGTTGTTCGAGAATTCGTTGGTCTGTCATTTCGGTTTGAAAGCGGACTTCACCGGCACCGAATAACAGGTGCGCGCCTCCGGGGTGCCGGCTGCCAATCGTTCCAACTTCGGTCACTTCCAGCACTTGTTCGGGTAGATCCGTTTGGATTCCGCCGCCGGTGTTTCTTAGCGTCGCCCGAGTTCCGCTAAGCCATCCCAAATCACCGAGTGTCGTAATCTTCTCGGAAACAAATACCGTATTGGACAAGCCATCCAAGACGTCCTCACGATTGAGGGCTTGGTTAAGCACAGACATCCCCCAATCAGACTCTTCGATCGGCTTGGCCGTCGGGTGATGAAGCCCGACGTAACTGCTGGCGTTTGCCACAACGCCTACGTCCGACGGACATCGCACACCGGGGAAGCTCAACGCCAAGACATCGGCGTTCTTTTCGTCATAGATGCTGACCGAGCGATCGATGTTTGCCGCGATCACCGGTTGGTCCAAAAACTCAGTGAGTCGTCCCAGCCAGTTGTGATGGCTTCCCGAAGGCTCGTTGCGAATCGGTCCCGAATCGGCAATCGTCCCCATCGGAAATTGCGACCAGCGATCGTGGTAGCTTTGCATTGCCAGTCCAATCGAGATGAGGTTTGACTGGCATTGGGTCCGTCGGGCCGATTCTCGCATCGCTTGAAGCGCGGGGGCCATTATGCCCACCAAGATTCCAATGATGGCGATCACCACCAGTAGCTCGACCAGGGTAAACGCGCGACAATTTTTAAACATAATAGCTCACCTCAATGGTGTTCGATCCGTAGATCACTCGCCGCCTACCGAACGGCTTTCCGAACGTGTAATGGACATCCCGATGCGATCACCCCGCCGATGGGTCGCCCGGTAGCGCCGTCGTTCATCGGAATCGTCGAGCAAGCGGACTTCGATCCATTCGTCTGATGTTTGATCAACCGGTAGGCGAATTTCTTGTTCGACCGGCACCTCAATTTGTTCTGCACTTTTGATCGCCGATTCCAGCAAGCGAATCGTTTGCCGCCGAACGTCACGCTGGTGTTCGGCGAGTGACCTCCGTCCGAGGGCCAACACGAACGTCCCGATCAGCAACGAGAAGACGACCACAAACATGATCCCTACGATTCCGCGCCGATCATGGCGGAAACGACAGCACACGCGGTGTAGCCGCAATCGCTGCGATTTTGCGATGTGTGACGTCATTGGCTTAGCCTTCGGACGGCGATGATTTCGAACTCGGGTCGCTGGACGGATCGACGCTGGCCGGACTGACGATTTTGGGAATCGGTGACCCGAAAGCCGAACGTGCCGGCTTTCTCAGTTGACATTGGTTCGATCGCAAACGAGGCACCGAAGACGTAAGAATCTTGGCGTTTCTTTTTTGTCTCATCTGACTCAACCATCCGGGAAATCGAGCTTGAATCGATTTGGTAAACCACCTCAGGTTGTTCGTCACCGAATTCAAGCGTCAGTGTCCCTGATTGAAAACGATGTCGCTGGGCCCGATGGAAGTCATTTCGAAAGTCGTCGGCAAAACGTACCAGTTGCTGACGGGCGACTAGGTTTTCGTCCGACTGTTTCAAACTTTGTTGCATCACGATCGTCAGGGCGATCGCTCCGCCCATTACCGATGATAGGACGGACATCACCACCAAAATTTCGATCAGTGTGAACGCCGCCCTTGTCGGCCGCCGATTCGATTCTTTTCGTCGCATCAATCCGCCTCCTGCAGTCGCCACACGTGATGAGTCAAACGCAATCCACCGGCGTTGCTCGCCAAGGTCACGTGAGTTCCGCCGTAGGGTTCGGCCTCGAACGTTTCGATCTTGCACTCCAATCCGTCTGCCTCGGCGATCTTCGCGGCTTCATCGGCAAACGTGTCATCCGCTAATCCGGCAATTCGTTCGGCGACGTTTTCCAATTGAAACCGTGTCGCCAACTGCTCATAACGGGCATGATCGAAGCTGGTGCTTTGCTGATGAATCTTAAGGGCGAGCCCCATCGTGACGGCAAAAAATGTGGCCGCGATCAAAGCCTCTAGCATCATGATTCCGCGTCGGCGGACGTGTCGTGGTAGCTCGTTTCGCCTCATACCGCCATCCTCCCGATCAAGGTACACAGGACGTGAAACATGTAGAACGCATGGAGAAAAATGAAGGCCCCGATCAACATCGTCGCCAGTGGCAAGAACCAAGCCATCCGCAGATTCCATCGATACGTTTGTCGGCGTTGCAAGTCATCTTTAAGTTGGATCAATGCGGACGGAAGATTGCTGTTTTTTTCAGCATTCGCGAGCCAAACCTTTTCCTTTTCGGTCACCAAGCCGGTTCGGCAAAGTGCGGTGACGGCAGTGACACCGTCGACGAGCATTAAGATCGCTCGCGATGATGCGACTCGGATCCAATGGCTCTTCGCAATATTGGCGGATGTTTTCAATAGTTCGCTTTCGGCTTGACCGGCCGCAAGCCCCCGGCCTAGCGACTCAAGAAACTCGCCTCGCCGACGGTCAATGACCCGAACGCCGAACCACGGAATACAACGCAGAGCCGCCCGCGGCAGCCAGGGCGATAGCAGGACCAAGACTCCCAGAATGCCCATCAAGACCAAGCATAAGTATCCGAGCGTTTCCGAAAGTTGCAGCCAATCGTTTAAGAAATACGACGGTGAATGTGACGCTCCGTCGAAAAACTCCTCCTGCATTTGGTCCAGCGTCGGAACGATGAAGTTCCGCACAAACGCGGCGACGAAAACCATGACGACGAACGTCACGACAATGTAAATCAATTGTTGATTCGATCTGATCGATGACTGGGCTGCTTCGTAATCTCGCTGGATCTCCTGTTGCGTACTCACCGGCGAACGGTCCGTAGCGGTCATTGGCGG is a window of Roseiconus lacunae DNA encoding:
- a CDS encoding DUF1559 family PulG-like putative transporter translates to MFKNCRAFTLVELLVVIAIIGILVGIMAPALQAMRESARRTQCQSNLISIGLAMQSYHDRWSQFPMGTIADSGPIRNEPSGSHHNWLGRLTEFLDQPVIAANIDRSVSIYDEKNADVLALSFPGVRCPSDVGVVANASSYVGLHHPTAKPIEESDWGMSVLNQALNREDVLDGLSNTVFVSEKITTLGDLGWLSGTRATLRNTGGGIQTDLPEQVLEVTEVGTIGSRHPGGAHLLFGAGEVRFQTEMTDQRILEQLADRRDGQLPLQFMSIDQQRRQSVQ
- a CDS encoding TadE/TadG family type IV pilus assembly protein, which encodes MTSHIAKSQRLRLHRVCCRFRHDRRGIVGIMFVVVFSLLIGTFVLALGRRSLAEHQRDVRRQTIRLLESAIKSAEQIEVPVEQEIRLPVDQTSDEWIEVRLLDDSDERRRYRATHRRGDRIGMSITRSESRSVGGE
- a CDS encoding PulJ/GspJ family protein, with the translated sequence MRRKESNRRPTRAAFTLIEILVVMSVLSSVMGGAIALTIVMQQSLKQSDENLVARQQLVRFADDFRNDFHRAQRHRFQSGTLTLEFGDEQPEVVYQIDSSSISRMVESDETKKKRQDSYVFGASFAIEPMSTEKAGTFGFRVTDSQNRQSGQRRSVQRPEFEIIAVRRLSQ
- a CDS encoding type IV pilus modification PilV family protein yields the protein MRRNELPRHVRRRGIMMLEALIAATFFAVTMGLALKIHQQSTSFDHARYEQLATRFQLENVAERIAGLADDTFADEAAKIAEADGLECKIETFEAEPYGGTHVTLASNAGGLRLTHHVWRLQEAD
- a CDS encoding type II secretion system F family protein, which translates into the protein MDNLHFIALGSTVVLAMLAGTLRSLKGNLIYRPIHQARFVASRCVGVLEGFLWFLCIASLLGLAPHPVAVVIVFMIVASVISSFAIRYREERRSLNRWLRFAGDQRVALPEFLDRFADGCRSGIARRAKYCAWRMVIGEDLGKAIRRSKLPVDADAVAAYLFPDSEHPPMTATDRSPVSTQQEIQRDYEAAQSSIRSNQQLIYIVVTFVVMVFVAAFVRNFIVPTLDQMQEEFFDGASHSPSYFLNDWLQLSETLGYLCLVLMGILGVLVLLSPWLPRAALRCIPWFGVRVIDRRRGEFLESLGRGLAAGQAESELLKTSANIAKSHWIRVASSRAILMLVDGVTAVTALCRTGLVTEKEKVWLANAEKNSNLPSALIQLKDDLQRRQTYRWNLRMAWFLPLATMLIGAFIFLHAFYMFHVLCTLIGRMAV